One Etheostoma cragini isolate CJK2018 chromosome 19, CSU_Ecrag_1.0, whole genome shotgun sequence DNA segment encodes these proteins:
- the LOC117934755 gene encoding ubiquitin carboxyl-terminal hydrolase 37-like gives MFCGLCRRKEIESEDDEEVGDKQFSSPQRRVIVQEDNTVSALPEAPKKKAKEASWRRLFHRKKKTKQQTAVKEDVSEATNLPSSATEKTVNTTEEPAAEADVQEALAIPDTPLPAAAEGEVKNTDVAEIPELPSSATEKSVNTTEEPGEEAVQEDVPAPDTPVPAAAEDEDLAASSSETIVNTTEESEGEADVQEASAIADTSVSAAAENEVKVQDEAESPELPSSATENSVNTTEEPGEEAVQEDVPAPDTPVPATAEDEDLAASSSETIVNTTEESEGEADVQEASAIADTSVPSAAENEVKVQDEAESPELPSSATENSVNTTEEPGEEAVQEDVPAPDTPVPAAAEDEDLAASSSETIVNTTEESEGEADVPEASAIADTSVSAEAENEMKVQDEAESPELPSSATENSVNTTEESEGEADVQEASAIADTSVPAAAENEVKVQDEAESPELPSSATENSVNTTEEPGEEAVQEDVPAPDTPVPAAAEDEHLAASSSETIVNTTEESEGEADVPEASAIADTSVSAAAENEVKVQDEAESPELPSSATENSVSTTKEPEEASPTHDTGKTTAGKKKVKAHHWLIFWQKKQKVQCPTSPRVYGGRLKVKPIIDDLSTNVGRKIRNIIKGKLPKDELVALGFPNLARTCYMNSILQGLLTITDFIQDICNQESVWSSLPNSELLRGFVKIKLSRCTRSKAVKKQALTAFKRTVAEFNSEFEDDRQKDAHEFLSCVLNQLRCVSADLQAEAFKKGCSYTCPVDANITFQMLSTRTCNGCGMQSTRKEDYINLSLDLVPGGTVSQCLQDYLKENQLEYQCECGAETSSQQGSFLTLPNALIIQLKRFNYTECLDLEIKINSHITLSRQLVLNTESSASEQTPSCYSLMSIVSHLGSSAHFGHYICDGAHGDEKPQDMSDNWLTYNDKDVRETTSTFVCHLRQQTAYLLFYMKHQ, from the exons AGTCATTGTTCAGGAGGACAACACTGTTTCAGCTCTTCCTGAGGCTCCGAAGAAAAAAGCCAAGGAGGCTTCCTGGCGTAGGTTGTTCCATCGTAAGAAG AAAACCAAGCAGCAGACTGCCGTAAAGGAAGATGTGTCAGAAGCCACGAACCTGCCTTCTTCTGCCACAGAAAAGAC TGTCAACACCACCGAGGAACCCGCAGCAGAAGCTGATGTGCAGGAAGCTTTAGCCATCCCCGACACTCCACTCCCAGCTGCAGCTGAGGGTGAGGTGAAGAATACGGATGTGGCAGAAATTCCCGAACTGCCCTCTTCTGCCACAGAAAAGAG TGTCAACACCACCGAGGAGCCTGGAGAAGAAGCTGTCCAGGAAGATGTACCTGCCCCTGACACTCCAGTCCCAGCTGCCGCTGAGGATGAAGATCTGGCAGCTTCTTCCTCAGAAACAAT TGTCAACACCACCGAGGAGTCCGAGGGAGAAGCTGATGTCCAGGAAGCTTCAGCCATTGCTGACACTTCAGTCTCAGCTGCAGCTGAGAATGAGGTGAAGGTACAAGATGAGGCAGAAAGCCCAGAACTGCCCTCTTCTGCCACAGAAAACAG TGTCAACACCACCGAGGAGCCTGGAGAAGAAGCTGTCCAGGAAGATGTACCTGCCCCTGACACTCCAGTCCCAGCTACAGCTGAGGATGAAGATCTGGCAGCTTCTTCCTCAGAAACAAT TGTCAACACCACCGAGGAGTCCGAGGGAGAAGCTGATGTCCAGGAAGCTTCAGCCATCGCTGACACTTCAGTCCCATCTGCAGCTGAGAATGAGGTGAAGGTTCAGGATGAGGCAGAAAGCCCAGAACTGCCCTCTTCTGCCACAGAAAACAG TGTCAACACCACCGAGGAGCCTGGAGAAGAAGCTGTCCAGGAAGATGTACCTGCCCCTGACACTCCAGTCCCAGCTGCCGCTGAGGATGAAGATCTGGCTGCTTCTTCTTCAGAAACAAT TGTCAACACCACCGAGGAGTCCGAGGGAGAAGCTGATGTCCCGGAAGCTTCAGCCATCGCTGACACTTCAGTCTCAGCTGAAGCTGAGAATGAGATGAAGGTTCAAGATGAGGCAGAAAGCCCAGAACTGCCCTCTTCTGCCACAGAAAACAg CGTCAACACCACCGAGGAGTCCGAGGGAGAAGCTGATGTCCAGGAAGCTTCAGCCATCGCTGACACTTCAGTCCCAGCTGCAGCTGAGAATGAGGTGAAGGTTCAAGATGAGGCAGAAAGCCCAGAACTGCCCTCTTCTGCCACAGAAAACAG TGTCAACACCACCGAGGAGCCTGGAGAAGAAGCTGTCCAGGAAGATGTACCTGCCCCTGACACTCCAGTCCCAGCTGCAGCTGAGGATGAACATCTGGCAGCTTCTTCCTCAGAAacaat TGTCAACACCACCGAGGAGTCAGAGGGAGAAGCTGATGTCCCGGAAGCTTCAGCCATCGCTGACACTTCAGTCTCAGCTGCAGCTGAGAATGAGGTGAAGGTACAAGATGAGGCAGAAAGCCCAGAACTGCCCTCTTCTGCCACAGAAAACAG TGTCAGCACCACCAAGGAGCCAGAGGAGGCTTCACCCACCCATGACActggaaaaacaacagctgGAAAGAAGAAAGTAAAGGCGCATCATTGGCTCATATTTTGGCAAAAG AAACAGAAGGTTCAGTGTCCCACCTCTCCAAGAGTTTATGGTGGGAGACTAAAGGTCAAACCCATCATCGACGATCTGAGCACGAATGTAGGCAGAAAAATTCGAAACATCATCAAAGGAAAGCTGCCCAAAGATGAGCTTGTTGCCCTAGG ATTCCCCAACCTGGCGCGGACATGCTACATGAACTCCATTCTGCAAGGCCTCCTGACGATTACCGATTTCATTCAGGATATCTGCAACCAGGAGAGTGTGTGGAGTTCTCTCCCCAACTCGGAGCTCCTCAG AGGATTTGTAAAAATCAAACTCTCCAGGTGCACTAGGAGCAAGGCAGTGAAAAAACAAGCACTGACTGCCTTTAAAAGGACTGTTGCTGAGTTCAACTCAGAGTTTGAGGATGACAGACAGAAA GACGCCCATGAGTTCCTCAGCTGTGTTCTGAATCAGCTGAGGTGTGTGTCCGCCGACCTGCAGGCAGAAGCATTTAAAAAGGGCTGCAGTTACACCTGCCCTGTTGATGCTAACATCACCTTCCAGATGTTGAGCACCAGGACCTGCAATGG ATGTGGTATGCAGTCTACCCGCAAGGAGGACTACATCAACCTGTCACTGGACCTGGTGCCTGGAGGCACAGTTAGCCAGTGTCTGCAGGATTACTTAAAA GAGAATCAGCTGGAGTATCAATGTGAGTGTGGTGCTGAGACGTCATCGCAGCAGGGGTCATTTTTGACACTGCCAAA TGCACTGATCATCCAGctgaagaggtttaattacaccGAATGCCTAGATCTGGAGATCAAGATCAACAGCCACATCACTTTATCAAGACAGCTAGTGCTGAATACTGAGTCCAGCGCCAGTGAACAG ACACCGTCTTGCTACTCCTTAATGAGCATCGTCAGCCATTTGGGTTCCTCAGCTCACTTTG GCCATTACATCTGTGACGGAGCTCACGGGGATGAGAAACCGCAGGACATGTCTGACAACTGGCTAACATACAATGACAAGGACGTCCGTGAGACAACCAGCACTTTTGTTTGTCACCTGCGGCAGCAAACAGCATACCTGCTGTTCTACATGAAACAT CAGTAG